A section of the Oryza sativa Japonica Group chromosome 1, ASM3414082v1 genome encodes:
- the LOC4326426 gene encoding uncharacterized protein, producing MNSIRTVASLDEVNGVLQEMGINAIGQAHQVQFCLHEQTSLKEATEIKVITRPGRHGFKLVNPELLNCKFKAKVKLDVCYKTMFNACMVQCDQELLPLEARIAQLKNLILSTDDQIPHRGPEVDQRNRGVQLMLYPEPPNDPDYEFGSANQRVPYQAAYANDAQRNAAVARDKRAQRAVWNTNLRLLEVKKSVLEKKKIELERVLREEFDKMIEEQSDLGVGYANYQFPHLA from the exons ATGAATAGCATCAGAACCGTCGCTAGCCTCGATGAGGTCAACGGTGTCCTGCAAGAGATGGGCATCAATGCGATTGGTCAAGCACATCAAGTTCAATTTTGCTTGCATGAGCAGACATCCCTTAAAGAAGCAACAGAAATAAAGGTGATTACTCGACCTGGAAGGCATGGCTTTAAATTGGTTAACCCTGAGTTGTTGAATTGTAAGTTTAAAGCCAAGGTCAAGCTAGATGTGTGCTACAAGACCATGTTCAACGCATGCATGGTGCAATGTGATCAGGAGCTATTACCACTGGAAGCCCGCATTGCGCAGCTGAAGAACCTCATTCTTTCCACAGACGACCAGATCCCACATAGGGGACCCGAAGTTGATCAAAGGAATCGTGGAGTGCAACTCATGCTCTACCCGGAACCCCCCA ACGATCCTGATTATGAGTTCGGTAGTGCAAACCAACGAGTCCCATATCAAGCAGCATACGCAAATGATGCACAGAGAAATGCCGCAGTTGCTCGTGACAAGCGTGCTCAGAGGGCAGTTTGGAATACTAATCTCCGTCTTTTGGAGGTGAAGAAATCCGTcctggagaagaagaagattgaATTGGAGAGAGTTCTGAGGGAAGAGTTCGACAAAATGATTGAGGAGCAATCTGACCTGGGGGTCGGATATGCGAACTACCAGTTTCCTCATCTGGCATAG